In Nodosilinea sp. PGN35, the genomic stretch GCTGGAAACCCTCTCCCTGCGGGTCGAGCGCCACGCCAGCAACGCCCTGGCCCTGGCCCACTGGCTAAAAGAGCAACCCCAGGTGGCCTGGGTCAACTACCTGGGACTGCCCGAGCACCCCTACCACCAGCGGGCGCAGAAATACCTGCACAACGGCTTTGGCGGTGTGCTCAACTTCGGCATCCAGGGCGGCCTGGAGGCGGGGCGCAAGTTTATCGACCAGGTCAAGCTGGCCAGCCACCTGGCCAACGTCGGCGACGCTAAAACCCTGGTCATCCACCCCGCCAGCACCACCCACCAGCAGCTCAGCGAGAGCGAACAGCACTCCGCTGGAGTCTCCCCCGACCTGGTGCGGGTGTCGGTGGGCATTGAGCACATTGACGATATTAAAGAAGACTTTGTCCAGGCGTTTGCGGCGCTGTGATGGGAAAGTTTTGAGTTTTGAATTTTAAGTTTTGAATTTAGGTCTTCAATCATTCACTCAAAACTCATCACTCAAAACTAAACACTCAAAACTTCTACCCCATGTCCTACCTCCACCTCGTCTCGCCCCACACCCAGATCTACCACTTGCCTGCGCCTCTGGAGCTAGAGCTGGGCGGCATCCTTCCCCAGGTGCAGGTGGCCTATCGCACCTGGGGCGAGTTGAACCGCCAGGGCGACAATGCCGTTCTGGTCTGCCACGCCCTGACGGGCACCGCCGATGTGGATGACTGGTGGGCACCGCTGCTGGGGCCGGGACGCAGCCTCGACCCCAGCCAGGACTTCATTGTGTGCAGCAATATCCTCGGCAGTTGCTACGGCACCACCGGGCCGACCAGCCTGAATCCAGAGACCGGGCGGCCCTACGGGGCAAACTTTCCCGCCATCACCGTGCGCGATATGGTGCATGTCCAGGCCAAGCTGCTGGGCGGGCTGGGCATCAAATCGCTTCGCCTGGTGATTGGTGGTTCCCTCGGCGGCATGCAGGTGCTGGAGTGGGGGGTGCAATACCCAGACCGGGTGGAAAGCCTCGCCGTCATCGCCGCCTCCGGTCGCCATTCCCCCTGGTGCATTGGCCTCAGCGAAGCTCAGCGCCAGGCCATCTACACCGATCCCCGCTGGCAGGGCGGCCACTACTCCCCCGACGACCCGCCCGCCCAGGGCCTCGCCGTCGCCCGCATGATCGCCATGAGCACCTACCGCTCCTGGGCCAGCTTCCACCAGCGCTTTGGCCGCAACCTCCAATCATCTAACGTGTCCCCGGTAGGGCAGACACACGGGTCTACCCCTCACCCCACCACCCATCCACCCATCCACCCCCCACCCCCTACCCCCCACTCCCCTCTCCCCACCCCCTACGCCATCACCCACTACCTCCACCGCCACGGCCAAAAGCTCGTCGATCGCTTCGACGCCAACACCTACATCACCCTCACCCACGCCATGGACAGCCACGAGGTCGGAGGCGATTCCGGGACGGATACTCGTTCCGAGTCGGTTCCCGAACGCTTCGCGAATCGCCCGAATGCAGACCCCCACCAGCGCTACCCATCAACCCTGCAAAGCATCCCCCACCCCGCTCTAGTGGTGGCAATTGATTCCGACATTCTGTACCCCCCCGCTGAGCAGCAAGAGTTGGCGGATCTCATTCCCCAGGCCGAGCTGGTCTGGCTGCGATCGCCCCACGGCCACGACGCCTTTTTAATCGATATGGACACCCTCAATTGTCAGGTCGCCACCTTTCGCCAACGGCGCGTGCTGGTCAATCGATAGGGATGCCCAGGCCAGGGTGCCTCCCCAGCGCTCTAGCGCGCTCACCACGTGCGCGGCTGAAACTGCGGGTCGTTGAGAATCACCACCGTCTCTCCGGACTGAACCAGCACAAACAGCCCCTGGCGGTAGGCATAGCGATCCGCCCCCGGATCGATACCGATGCCCGCCACAGCCCCATAGAGCTGTCGCTGGCCGTGCTCCGGGAAAAAGTCGCGAAATCGGCCCAACTTGTCCACGAAGTCCTTCACATCGTCCACGCTCAGGGTGCTCTTGACCTCCACCGCCAGCACATGCTCCTGGTTCAACACCAGCACATCGATCTCCAGGGTGTCGCCGTTCTCGCGTTTTCTCACCCGCTGGCTCACCTGGTGAACAGGAATGCCGCGCTCCAGAAAAAGGGTCTCGCAGGCTGGAGCCACCATGTTTTCAACAAATAGGCCCCACTTACCGCCCAGATTGCCGATCTGCTGGCTCAGCTGGCGGTTAATCTGGCGATTTTCCTCCACCGTCGCCCGAATTTTGCGCTCGGTTTCCTGGGATTGCTCCCGCAACAGCCGATCGGTGTCCTGAAAGCGGCGCTCAGTTTCTTGAAAGCGGCGCTCAGTTTCTTGAAAGCGACGCTCGGTTTCCTGCTGGGCGGCTACCAACTCGCCTAATAAGCGCCAAACATCATCTGCGGTGGTAGTCATGGCTGGGTAGGGGGTGAACTTCTTCCATTGTAGGCAGAGGTGATTGCGCCGATTCAACCAGTCAGGCAAAAAGCCTGGTTGCGCCCAGGGCGAAGATGAGTACGACCTTGTCGCCGCCTTTGGCGCATCGCTGCTGCTGTCGCTGATTGCGGTGGTGACGCTGGTGGTGCAGTTGGGGTTGAGGGAGAAGGGGGGTGAGGGCAATGGGTACGCCCTCCACAGGTGCTAGCGCCTCAACCAGGTAGGGGGCAGCATTGGAGAGAGCCTGACCGACGATGTCCCCGGCAATCCACAGCCCGATGGGTTAGCTACCGCTGACCCATCCTACATTTGAATCGCCCGCCTACTTACAGCTAAGATCAAACGTTCAGATAAGTAGTGGGGTGACATGATTAAAACTACAAAATCACGGCAAGAAGTACTGGAATTGTCGTGTCAGAACGGTTTGGCGATCGAGGCAGATTCCATACAATTTAATGAGTCTGGTCTCGATTTTCAAGTGGCGTTAGCAACGGACGCAGATGGAGCGCGCTGGATTTTGCGGCTCCCCCGGCGGGAGGATGTTCTGCCATCAGTAGATCGGGAAAAACGAACGCTAGAACTGATTGCTCCACTTCTCAGCGTAGACGTACCGCGCTGGACGATTTGTACCGGCGAACTGATTGTTTATCGAGCCTTAACCGGCGTACCCCTAGGTACGATCGATCCAGCCGCAAAAGCTTATGTGTGGGAGATTGACCCGGCAAACTTACCCAATCAATTTTATGAGTCGTTAGCAAGGGGACTCGTTTCTTTGCACCAGATTAGCGCTGAGCAAGTGCAAGCAGCGGGTCTTCCGGTGAAAACGGCCCAAGAAGTCCGTGTTGAGATGAAGCGTAGAATGGATGCCATCAAAGAAGAGTTTGGTGTAGATCAGACCCTATGGGATCGCTGGCAGTCCTGGATGCACAGCGACGAAATTTGGATGCAAGAAACGGTTTTAACCCATGGTGAATTACACGCTGGTCACATTTTGATTGATGCACAGGTGCAAGTCACCGGGTTTATCGACTGGACTGAAGCATCCTTCAC encodes the following:
- a CDS encoding DUF3782 domain-containing protein, whose translation is MTTTADDVWRLLGELVAAQQETERRFQETERRFQETERRFQDTDRLLREQSQETERKIRATVEENRQINRQLSQQIGNLGGKWGLFVENMVAPACETLFLERGIPVHQVSQRVRKRENGDTLEIDVLVLNQEHVLAVEVKSTLSVDDVKDFVDKLGRFRDFFPEHGQRQLYGAVAGIGIDPGADRYAYRQGLFVLVQSGETVVILNDPQFQPRTW
- a CDS encoding macrolide 2'-phosphotransferase, producing MIKTTKSRQEVLELSCQNGLAIEADSIQFNESGLDFQVALATDADGARWILRLPRREDVLPSVDREKRTLELIAPLLSVDVPRWTICTGELIVYRALTGVPLGTIDPAAKAYVWEIDPANLPNQFYESLARGLVSLHQISAEQVQAAGLPVKTAQEVRVEMKRRMDAIKEEFGVDQTLWDRWQSWMHSDEIWMQETVLTHGELHAGHILIDAQVQVTGFIDWTEASFTDPARDFVAYYRTFGHDALKQLISAYAEAGGRTWPKMVEHVIELNATAAIDVAEFALKSGLDEYRQMAVQMLCPDASA
- the metX gene encoding homoserine O-acetyltransferase, coding for MSYLHLVSPHTQIYHLPAPLELELGGILPQVQVAYRTWGELNRQGDNAVLVCHALTGTADVDDWWAPLLGPGRSLDPSQDFIVCSNILGSCYGTTGPTSLNPETGRPYGANFPAITVRDMVHVQAKLLGGLGIKSLRLVIGGSLGGMQVLEWGVQYPDRVESLAVIAASGRHSPWCIGLSEAQRQAIYTDPRWQGGHYSPDDPPAQGLAVARMIAMSTYRSWASFHQRFGRNLQSSNVSPVGQTHGSTPHPTTHPPIHPPPPTPHSPLPTPYAITHYLHRHGQKLVDRFDANTYITLTHAMDSHEVGGDSGTDTRSESVPERFANRPNADPHQRYPSTLQSIPHPALVVAIDSDILYPPAEQQELADLIPQAELVWLRSPHGHDAFLIDMDTLNCQVATFRQRRVLVNR